In the Candidatus Nitrospira nitrificans genome, one interval contains:
- a CDS encoding glycosyltransferase family 4 protein has protein sequence MNLRILLVTQYFWPENFRINDLVQGLVKLGHQVTVLTGKPNYPSGLIFDGYSLLGRSREMFAGAEVIRVPLVPRGNGGSVRLVFNFFSFALLASVLGPVYCRGTFDVVFVYEPSPITVALPGLVMKAVKQAPMVLWVQDLWPESLSAIGAVKSQWALDRVASLVSFIYNGCDRILVQSRAFVDRVQKLGADPARILYYPNSAEELYRPVSRDAASVPCRLPEGFRVMFAGNIGAAQSFETILDAAEKLRDHRAIHWLILGDGRQFNWVQAEVVRRGLVQCVHVLGRHPIESMPEWFAQADVLLVTLKKDPIFALTIPSKVQSYMACGRPILASLEGEGARIVEEAHAGMVVAPEDAPALAEAVLKLSLMSSSDREIMGQNGRCYFLQEFERNNLLTRLDGWMKELAGEAQRCAS, from the coding sequence ATGAACCTGCGAATCCTCCTTGTTACCCAGTATTTCTGGCCTGAAAACTTCCGCATCAATGATTTGGTGCAGGGGCTTGTGAAGCTCGGGCATCAGGTGACGGTGTTGACGGGGAAGCCCAATTACCCTTCGGGGCTGATCTTTGACGGCTACTCATTGCTGGGGAGGAGCCGTGAAATGTTCGCCGGAGCGGAGGTGATTCGCGTCCCTTTAGTGCCGCGCGGCAACGGAGGGTCCGTGCGGCTTGTCTTCAATTTCTTTTCTTTCGCCTTGTTGGCCAGCGTGCTCGGTCCTGTATACTGTCGCGGTACCTTCGATGTCGTATTTGTCTACGAGCCTTCTCCTATCACGGTGGCGTTGCCGGGCTTGGTCATGAAGGCGGTGAAGCAGGCACCGATGGTATTATGGGTACAGGATCTTTGGCCTGAGAGCCTGTCGGCCATAGGGGCGGTGAAGTCACAATGGGCCCTCGACAGAGTGGCCTCTCTGGTTTCCTTCATCTACAACGGTTGCGACCGCATACTCGTGCAGTCACGGGCTTTTGTTGATCGTGTGCAGAAACTCGGAGCTGATCCCGCCCGTATTTTGTATTATCCGAACAGCGCGGAAGAACTCTATCGACCGGTTTCACGGGATGCGGCGTCGGTTCCCTGCCGGCTTCCGGAAGGCTTCCGTGTCATGTTTGCCGGCAATATCGGCGCGGCCCAATCGTTCGAGACCATTTTGGATGCCGCTGAAAAATTGCGCGACCATCGCGCGATCCATTGGTTGATTCTCGGTGACGGCCGCCAATTCAATTGGGTGCAGGCGGAGGTGGTTCGGCGAGGCCTCGTTCAATGCGTGCATGTGCTGGGACGGCATCCGATCGAGTCTATGCCGGAATGGTTCGCACAGGCGGATGTGCTTCTGGTGACCCTCAAGAAAGATCCTATTTTCGCGTTGACGATTCCTTCCAAGGTCCAATCCTATATGGCCTGCGGCCGCCCGATTCTGGCCTCATTGGAAGGCGAGGGAGCCCGCATCGTCGAGGAAGCTCACGCCGGAATGGTGGTGGCCCCTGAAGACGCCCCGGCTCTGGCCGAGGCGGTGCTCAAGCTGTCGCTGATGTCTTCGTCGGACAGAGAGATCATGGGACAGAACGGAAGATGCTATTTTCTTCAAGAGTTTGAAAGGAACAATCTGCTCACTCGTCTGGATGGCTGGATGAAGGAGTTAGCGGGGGAAGCACAGAGATGCGCATCTTGA
- a CDS encoding polysaccharide biosynthesis protein produces the protein MILTDKTILVTGGTGSMGKKLVHRLLTGELGTPKKVIVLSRDEAKQHEMRMSYLHRQVTTDEVIFNNFMNVLEFRIGDVRRYEDVCSAVKQADVVINAAALKQVPTCEYFPLQAVLTNCLGASNIVRAIEEQGYPVGTVIGISTDKACKPVNVMGMTKAVQERILVAANILNPRTRFVCVRYGNVLASRGSVIPLFHDQIKNGGPVTITSPEMTRFLLSLDDAVDTVFAALRDARRGETYIPRAPSATVMNIARALVGPRDLSIKTIGIRPGEKLHEILISEEEIHHCVRRGAYYAIQPMLPELRQDSASESNALVKEYSSGDEVLDLAGTTALLKKHRLMVEDGDPGDGVELLR, from the coding sequence ATGATTCTGACGGACAAGACCATTCTGGTGACCGGCGGCACCGGCTCCATGGGCAAGAAACTGGTGCATCGACTGCTCACCGGTGAGTTGGGAACCCCCAAGAAGGTGATCGTCCTGTCTCGGGATGAAGCCAAGCAGCATGAGATGAGGATGTCCTATCTCCACAGGCAGGTGACGACCGACGAGGTGATTTTCAATAACTTCATGAATGTGTTGGAGTTCAGGATCGGCGATGTGCGTAGGTACGAGGATGTCTGTTCTGCCGTGAAGCAGGCCGACGTCGTGATCAATGCCGCGGCGCTCAAGCAAGTTCCGACCTGCGAATACTTTCCCTTGCAAGCCGTTTTGACCAACTGCCTGGGGGCTTCCAATATCGTTCGCGCGATTGAGGAGCAGGGATACCCCGTAGGAACGGTCATCGGGATCAGCACCGATAAAGCGTGCAAGCCGGTGAATGTGATGGGCATGACCAAGGCCGTGCAGGAACGCATATTGGTGGCCGCCAATATCTTGAACCCTCGCACCCGCTTCGTCTGCGTCCGGTATGGGAATGTCCTTGCGTCCAGAGGATCGGTCATCCCTCTCTTTCACGATCAGATCAAGAACGGAGGGCCGGTGACGATTACATCGCCGGAAATGACACGGTTTCTGCTCAGCCTGGACGATGCCGTGGATACCGTCTTTGCCGCCTTACGGGATGCAAGACGAGGGGAGACCTACATTCCCCGTGCTCCGTCGGCCACGGTCATGAATATCGCGCGCGCATTGGTCGGGCCGCGGGACCTCTCCATCAAAACAATCGGAATTCGTCCCGGTGAGAAGCTTCATGAGATTTTGATCTCGGAGGAAGAAATCCATCACTGTGTCCGGCGGGGAGCCTATTACGCCATTCAACCCATGCTTCCCGAGTTGAGGCAGGACTCGGCATCCGAGTCCAATGCGTTGGTCAAAGAATATAGTTCAGGAGACGAGGTTCTCGATCTTGCCGGCACGACCGCGTTGCTCAAGAAGCATCGCCTTATGGTTGAAGATGGTGATCCGGGCGACGGCGTCGAGCTTCTGCGCTAG
- a CDS encoding dTDP-4-dehydrorhamnose reductase family protein, producing MRILILGGDGMLGHQLLRHFMGSHDVRVTLRLGREAYGAYGLFEPGIACYGVDVKHMDALVQVMAEFRPEAVLNAVGVIKQRSEAKAVISSLEINSLLPHRLALLCRTIGARLIHFSTDCVFSGRRGNYREADQPDAEDIYGRTKLLGEISEPHCLTLRTSMVGPELSRKTGLLEWFLAQRGRTVKGFAKAIFSGFPTSELARIVGLVLTDVPAIHGLYHVAALPISKYDLLTLVRDRLQVPVTIERDMAFECDRSLDASRFHRDTGYSPPAWDAMIDDMARHMTERVA from the coding sequence ATGCGCATCTTGATCCTTGGCGGAGACGGGATGTTGGGGCATCAACTCTTACGCCATTTCATGGGGAGTCATGATGTCCGTGTCACGCTCAGGCTCGGCAGAGAGGCCTATGGAGCGTACGGACTGTTCGAACCAGGAATAGCCTGTTATGGAGTGGACGTGAAGCACATGGACGCGCTGGTGCAAGTTATGGCGGAATTCAGACCGGAGGCGGTGTTGAATGCCGTGGGCGTGATCAAGCAAAGGTCCGAGGCCAAGGCCGTTATTTCAAGCCTGGAAATCAATTCGCTCCTGCCCCATCGGTTGGCGCTTCTTTGTCGGACGATCGGGGCGAGACTCATTCACTTCAGTACGGATTGCGTGTTTTCTGGACGGAGAGGCAATTATCGAGAAGCCGATCAGCCGGACGCGGAGGATATCTACGGTCGGACCAAGTTATTGGGCGAAATATCCGAGCCGCATTGTCTGACACTGCGTACGTCGATGGTCGGGCCGGAGCTTTCACGGAAGACCGGGCTGCTGGAGTGGTTTCTTGCGCAGCGAGGGCGGACGGTGAAAGGGTTTGCCAAGGCTATCTTCTCGGGATTTCCTACCAGCGAACTCGCGCGCATCGTGGGCCTGGTTCTGACGGACGTTCCGGCGATTCACGGCCTGTACCACGTCGCGGCGCTGCCCATCAGCAAGTATGACCTCCTGACCCTCGTCCGAGACCGGCTTCAGGTCCCTGTCACGATCGAACGCGATATGGCATTTGAGTGTGACCGAAGCCTCGATGCGTCTCGCTTTCATCGGGATACGGGATACTCGCCTCCTGCGTGGGACGCCATGATCGATGACATGGCCCGTCATATGACAGAAAGGGTTGCATGA